One Sphingobacteruim zhuxiongii DNA window includes the following coding sequences:
- the hemC gene encoding hydroxymethylbilane synthase produces the protein MNRKLTIGTRGSELALWQANFVKDRLAEIGVQAELKIIKTQGDIIQHLRLDKLEGKGFFTKELEEELLSGQIDLAVHSHKDLPTVNPPGLIIAAVSDREDPSEVLIIHKDCVDISKRLSVKHAATIGTSSNRRKAQLLSIRPDLEFDDLRGNLQTRVQKLRDEKYDAIMLAKAGVSRINMDLSDFHIEELSPIMLVPAPAQGVLAIQIRENDQELFNALQGINDADVAETIAVERKVLNLFDAGCHAPLGSYCRKKDGVFQSWTSIADDNEDFPDRVFLESETSEGMAEKIFSKYNKERKLPKSIFITRDLDENSYLARSLKKHNIEVDDRSLIRIFPTINKLDSFILKRADWIFFNSRNAIEHFFKLDPLILKKTKIAVLGRGSEETLRKFNRTADFTGDHLGINTDGIGSEFAKLVDGQTVLFPRAEGSLQTIRKALTENTKIIDMPIYETVIEEEVDKSNADVLIFTSPSNVEAYFRENLVDPGQKIICIGNSTASAIAEMGLKYTLPYSPDEIGLAEAIFGLDY, from the coding sequence GTGAATAGAAAACTTACCATCGGTACCCGAGGCAGTGAATTGGCATTATGGCAAGCTAACTTTGTGAAGGACCGATTAGCAGAGATTGGTGTTCAGGCCGAACTAAAAATTATTAAAACTCAAGGCGATATCATTCAACATCTACGTTTGGATAAGCTAGAGGGCAAAGGATTCTTTACTAAGGAATTAGAAGAGGAATTGCTTTCTGGACAAATTGACCTAGCAGTACACTCGCATAAAGATCTTCCTACGGTAAATCCTCCAGGATTAATTATTGCTGCAGTATCTGATCGTGAAGATCCATCAGAGGTACTTATTATTCATAAAGATTGTGTGGATATTAGCAAACGTCTTTCTGTTAAGCATGCTGCAACAATCGGAACTTCATCAAACCGTAGAAAAGCGCAACTTTTATCTATACGTCCTGATTTAGAGTTTGATGATTTACGTGGTAATTTGCAAACGCGCGTTCAAAAATTGAGAGATGAGAAATATGATGCGATCATGCTAGCGAAAGCAGGTGTTAGTCGTATTAACATGGATCTTTCTGATTTTCATATTGAAGAATTATCACCAATTATGTTGGTGCCTGCTCCAGCGCAAGGGGTTTTAGCTATTCAGATTCGCGAAAACGACCAAGAGTTGTTTAATGCGCTTCAGGGCATAAACGATGCTGATGTAGCAGAGACTATCGCTGTAGAACGTAAAGTATTAAACTTATTCGATGCAGGATGCCATGCTCCACTTGGAAGCTACTGTCGTAAGAAAGATGGTGTTTTCCAATCTTGGACGTCCATTGCTGATGATAATGAGGATTTCCCTGATCGTGTATTTCTAGAGTCAGAGACTTCAGAAGGAATGGCAGAGAAAATTTTCTCCAAATACAACAAAGAAAGAAAGCTTCCTAAGTCTATTTTCATTACTCGTGATTTAGACGAGAACTCCTATTTAGCGCGTTCTTTGAAGAAACATAACATTGAAGTTGACGACCGTTCATTAATACGTATTTTCCCAACAATCAATAAATTAGATTCTTTTATTTTAAAACGTGCGGACTGGATATTCTTCAATAGTAGAAATGCCATTGAGCACTTCTTCAAATTGGATCCTTTAATTTTAAAGAAGACAAAGATTGCTGTATTGGGAAGAGGATCAGAAGAAACCCTACGTAAATTTAATAGAACAGCAGATTTCACGGGAGACCATTTAGGAATTAATACGGATGGTATTGGTTCTGAATTTGCTAAATTGGTAGATGGACAAACTGTTTTATTTCCACGTGCGGAAGGTTCGTTGCAAACGATTCGTAAAGCTTTAACCGAAAACACTAAAATCATCGATATGCCAATCTACGAAACGGTAATCGAAGAAGAGGTGGATAAGAGCAACGCAGATGTACTAATTTTCACTAGCCCAAGCAATGTGGAGGCCTACTTTCGAGAGAACTTGGTTGACCCTGGTCAGAAAATTATCTGTATTGGTAACAGTACCGCAAGCGCAATTGCCGAAATGGGATTAAAATA
- the hemA gene encoding glutamyl-tRNA reductase, translating to MKNLKVIAFTHKHVDIKDLGNLVICNEELDSRLINLKNSLDISEIFYIGTCNRVEFVFYGAHELNDDFVVQFLDKMNFCVPAERMQCYLGQVDRYQGLDALNHLFRTSCSLESLVVGEKEILAQIRRAYDRCRAAGFTGDFLRLMMDRLVKTAKEVYTYTNISRNPISVVSLAYRKLREIKLSENPRILVIGSGETNQNLAKYLKKHKYSNFTIFNRTVANAESLAKELQGQAFPLSELKDYKKGFDVMITCTGAPEAIINEELYASLLNGEDDRKVIVDLAVPNDIDAAVIAKYPIQYIEVSSLQQIAEKNIQERYDELENAEEIIAQNIKEFLPILKQRRVEVAMKQVPEKIKEIRSMAMTEVFANEVEQLDPQAREILNKVINYMEKKYIKVPMVMAKEILVKSAESESN from the coding sequence TTGAAGAATTTAAAAGTTATAGCGTTTACCCATAAACATGTCGATATAAAAGATTTGGGGAATTTGGTTATATGCAATGAGGAGTTGGATAGCCGCCTTATTAACCTTAAAAATAGTTTAGACATTTCAGAAATATTCTACATCGGTACATGTAACCGAGTTGAATTTGTATTCTATGGTGCGCATGAGCTAAATGATGATTTTGTAGTGCAGTTCTTAGATAAGATGAACTTCTGTGTTCCTGCCGAACGTATGCAATGCTATTTAGGTCAGGTAGATAGATACCAAGGCTTAGATGCATTAAACCACCTTTTCCGTACTTCATGTTCTTTAGAGAGTTTAGTTGTTGGCGAGAAAGAGATTTTAGCACAGATTCGTCGTGCGTATGATCGTTGTAGAGCAGCGGGCTTTACAGGTGACTTCCTTCGTTTAATGATGGATCGCTTAGTAAAAACAGCAAAAGAAGTTTATACTTACACCAATATTTCACGTAACCCAATTTCGGTTGTTTCATTAGCCTACAGGAAGCTTCGCGAGATTAAATTATCAGAAAACCCAAGAATTCTGGTTATCGGTTCAGGTGAAACAAATCAGAACTTAGCAAAATACCTTAAAAAACATAAGTACAGCAATTTCACTATCTTCAATAGAACGGTTGCCAACGCAGAATCTTTAGCTAAAGAATTGCAAGGACAAGCATTCCCATTGAGCGAATTGAAAGATTATAAAAAAGGTTTCGACGTTATGATTACCTGCACAGGTGCGCCTGAGGCAATTATTAATGAAGAACTATACGCTTCTTTGCTAAATGGCGAAGATGATAGAAAAGTAATCGTTGATTTAGCTGTTCCTAATGATATTGACGCAGCAGTTATTGCAAAATATCCTATTCAATATATCGAAGTGAGTAGCTTACAGCAAATCGCAGAGAAGAATATCCAAGAGCGATATGATGAATTGGAGAATGCTGAAGAAATTATCGCACAAAATATTAAAGAGTTCCTACCCATATTGAAACAACGTCGTGTTGAAGTTGCAATGAAACAGGTTCCTGAGAAGATCAAGGAAATCCGTTCAATGGCGATGACTGAGGTGTTTGCAAATGAAGTAGAACAACTTGATCCACAAGCTCGTGAGATTCTCAATAAGGTCATAAATTACATGGAGAAAAAATACATCAAAGTTCCTATGGTAATGGCTAAGGAGATTTTAGTAAAATCCGCAGAATCAGAGAGCAATTAG